A region from the Pseudonocardia petroleophila genome encodes:
- the groES gene encoding co-chaperone GroES, which produces MANIKPLEDKIVVQASEAETTTASGIVIPDTAKEKPQEGKVLAVGPGRIDDNGNRVPLDVAVGDVVIYSKYGGTEVKYNGEEYLILSARDVLAVVN; this is translated from the coding sequence GTGGCGAACATCAAGCCGCTCGAGGACAAGATCGTCGTCCAGGCCAGCGAGGCGGAGACCACGACCGCGTCCGGCATCGTCATCCCGGACACCGCCAAGGAGAAGCCCCAGGAGGGCAAGGTCCTCGCGGTCGGCCCCGGCCGTATCGACGACAACGGCAACCGCGTCCCGCTGGACGTGGCGGTCGGCGACGTCGTCATCTACTCGAAGTACGGCGGCACCGAGGTCAAGTACAACGGCGAGGAGTACCTCATCCTCTCCGCGCGCGACGTGCTCGCGGTCGTCAACTGA
- the groL gene encoding chaperonin GroEL (60 kDa chaperone family; promotes refolding of misfolded polypeptides especially under stressful conditions; forms two stacked rings of heptamers to form a barrel-shaped 14mer; ends can be capped by GroES; misfolded proteins enter the barrel where they are refolded when GroES binds), translated as MPKQISFDEQTRRALERGVNQLADAVKVTLGPRGRHVVIDKKFGGPTVTNDGVTIAREIDLEDPFENLGAQLAKTVATRTNDVAGDGTTTATVLAQAMVAAGLRNVAAGANPMALGKGISAAADAVADFLKEKAIPVDDKEHIAQVGTIASREQEIGNLISEALKAVGKDGVITIEEGSTLATELEITEGLQFEKGYLSPYFVTDSESMEAVLENAYVLLHRDKIGAIADLLPLLEKVLADGKPLLIIAEDLEGEALSTLVVNSIRKTVKVAAVKSPFFGDRRKWFMEDLAIATGGTVINAEVGLKLSEAGLDLLGTVRRVVVTKDATTLVEGGGPKSAVDDRVAQLKREIEDATSDWDREKLQERLAKLAGGVAVIKVGAATETALKERKHRIEDAVSATRAAVEEGIVPGGGSALVQAAKTLEGGLGLTGDEATGVSIVRKALSAPLFWIAANGGFEGSVVVNKVSEQEWGHGFNAATLTFGDLLADGVIDPVKVTRSAVVNAASIARMVLTTESAVVDKPADAPAAPAGGGHGHGHGH; from the coding sequence ATGCCGAAGCAGATCAGCTTCGACGAGCAGACCCGCCGCGCACTCGAGCGTGGGGTGAACCAGCTCGCGGACGCGGTCAAGGTCACCCTCGGCCCGCGCGGCCGGCACGTCGTCATCGACAAGAAGTTCGGTGGTCCGACCGTCACCAACGACGGCGTGACCATCGCCCGCGAGATCGACCTCGAGGACCCGTTCGAGAACCTCGGGGCCCAGCTCGCCAAGACCGTCGCCACCCGCACGAACGACGTCGCGGGTGACGGCACCACCACCGCCACCGTGCTCGCCCAGGCCATGGTGGCCGCGGGCCTGCGCAACGTCGCCGCGGGTGCGAACCCGATGGCGCTGGGCAAGGGCATCTCCGCCGCCGCCGACGCGGTCGCCGACTTCCTCAAGGAGAAGGCGATCCCGGTCGACGACAAGGAGCACATCGCCCAGGTCGGCACGATCGCCTCGCGTGAGCAGGAGATCGGCAACCTGATCAGCGAGGCGCTCAAGGCCGTCGGCAAGGACGGCGTGATCACCATCGAGGAGGGCTCCACGCTCGCCACCGAGCTGGAGATCACCGAGGGCCTGCAGTTCGAGAAGGGCTACCTCTCCCCGTACTTCGTGACCGACTCGGAGTCGATGGAGGCGGTGCTGGAGAACGCCTACGTCCTGCTGCACCGCGACAAGATCGGCGCCATCGCCGACCTGCTGCCGCTGCTGGAGAAGGTGCTCGCCGACGGCAAGCCCCTCCTCATCATCGCGGAGGACCTCGAGGGCGAGGCGCTCTCGACCCTGGTCGTCAACTCGATCCGCAAGACGGTCAAGGTCGCCGCGGTCAAGTCGCCGTTCTTCGGCGACCGCCGCAAGTGGTTCATGGAGGACCTGGCCATCGCCACCGGCGGCACGGTCATCAACGCCGAGGTCGGGCTGAAGCTCTCCGAGGCAGGGCTGGACCTGCTGGGCACGGTCCGCCGTGTCGTCGTCACGAAGGACGCCACCACCCTCGTCGAGGGTGGCGGCCCGAAGTCCGCCGTCGACGACCGGGTCGCGCAGCTCAAGCGCGAGATCGAGGACGCCACGTCCGACTGGGACCGCGAGAAGCTGCAGGAGCGGCTGGCCAAGCTGGCCGGCGGCGTCGCGGTGATCAAGGTCGGGGCGGCCACCGAGACCGCGCTCAAGGAGCGCAAGCACCGCATCGAGGACGCGGTGTCGGCCACCCGGGCCGCGGTCGAGGAGGGCATCGTGCCCGGCGGCGGTTCCGCGCTGGTGCAGGCGGCCAAGACGCTGGAGGGCGGCCTCGGCCTCACCGGCGACGAGGCCACCGGCGTCTCGATCGTCCGCAAGGCCCTGTCGGCGCCGCTGTTCTGGATCGCCGCCAACGGTGGCTTCGAGGGCTCGGTCGTCGTCAACAAGGTCTCCGAGCAGGAGTGGGGCCACGGCTTCAACGCCGCCACCCTCACCTTCGGCGACCTGCTGGCCGACGGCGTCATCGACCCGGTGAAGGTCACGCGCTCCGCCGTGGTCAACGCCGCGTCGATCGCGCGCATGGTGCTCACCACCGAGAGCGCCGTCGTCGACAAGCCGGCCGACGCCCCGGCGGCCCCCGCCGGTGGCGGTCACGGCCACGGGCACGGCCACTAG
- a CDS encoding WhiB family transcriptional regulator, which produces MADIRRLPVPVTDIWDWQMHGSCRGMDSGFFFHPEGERGPARVNRETRAKQVCGTCPVLEQCRRHALTVHEPYGVWGGLSESERDDIIRGKERTLKMADPAPVVHTPR; this is translated from the coding sequence GTGGCGGACATCAGAAGGCTCCCGGTCCCGGTGACGGACATCTGGGACTGGCAGATGCACGGATCGTGCCGCGGGATGGACAGCGGCTTCTTCTTCCACCCGGAGGGTGAGCGGGGCCCGGCGCGGGTCAACCGCGAGACCCGGGCCAAGCAGGTCTGCGGGACCTGCCCGGTGTTGGAGCAGTGCCGGCGGCACGCCCTCACCGTCCACGAGCCGTACGGCGTGTGGGGCGGGCTGTCGGAGTCCGAGCGCGACGACATCATCCGCGGCAAGGAGCGCACGCTGAAGATGGCCGATCCCGCACCGGTGGTGCACACACCCCGATGA
- a CDS encoding MerR family transcriptional regulator, translating into MHSEPTAAAPVPPPVAPDQDGPPADEPAPEPAEPTSAGPADGGVEVPRLTVAAVARRLGIAPSTLRTWDRRYGVGPGGHEPGRHRRYAADDVARLELMQHALLRGVSPVDAAEYARTARLPRPDADGPRRLPAGPGTPAGPDEPDPDEPDPDEPDAGGPLLLTDASGDGRAATRVRVGGRALRLPGAGRTARGLGRAALALDAATIRTLLEESIEADGIVETWDSVARPVLSAVAQRWADTGAGIEIEHLISECVIAVFGRHAAEAPPARNPRPVLLAGMPGEYHTLPLVALAATLADRYVESRSLGSNLPSDALVAAIRRTAPAAVVLWSQLPPSADLGLLRSLPRTRPRFRTFVAGPGWAGKELPPRVGVFGSLTDAGTQLAEAVLV; encoded by the coding sequence ATGCACTCCGAGCCGACGGCGGCGGCACCCGTCCCGCCGCCGGTCGCCCCTGATCAGGACGGCCCCCCGGCCGACGAGCCCGCGCCGGAGCCCGCAGAACCGACCTCCGCCGGCCCGGCCGACGGGGGCGTCGAGGTGCCGCGGCTCACGGTCGCGGCCGTGGCCCGCCGGCTCGGCATCGCCCCGTCCACGCTGCGCACGTGGGACCGCCGCTACGGAGTCGGCCCCGGCGGGCACGAGCCCGGCCGCCACCGCCGCTACGCCGCCGACGACGTCGCGCGGCTGGAGCTGATGCAGCACGCACTGCTGCGCGGGGTGTCGCCCGTCGACGCCGCGGAGTACGCCCGCACCGCCCGCCTGCCCCGCCCCGACGCCGACGGGCCCCGGCGACTGCCGGCGGGACCCGGCACCCCGGCCGGCCCGGACGAGCCCGACCCGGACGAGCCCGACCCGGACGAGCCCGACGCGGGCGGCCCCCTGCTGCTCACCGACGCCTCCGGTGACGGCCGGGCCGCCACCCGGGTGCGGGTCGGTGGCCGGGCGCTGCGCCTGCCCGGGGCCGGCCGCACGGCCCGCGGGCTGGGACGGGCGGCGCTGGCGCTCGACGCGGCGACGATCCGGACGCTGCTGGAGGAGTCGATCGAGGCCGACGGCATCGTCGAGACCTGGGACTCCGTGGCGCGGCCCGTGCTGTCCGCGGTGGCCCAGCGCTGGGCCGACACCGGGGCCGGGATCGAGATCGAGCACCTGATCAGCGAGTGCGTGATCGCGGTGTTCGGGCGGCACGCGGCCGAGGCCCCCCCTGCGCGCAACCCCCGTCCGGTGCTGCTCGCGGGGATGCCGGGGGAGTACCACACGCTCCCGCTGGTGGCGCTGGCCGCGACGCTGGCCGACCGGTACGTCGAGAGCCGGTCGCTGGGGTCGAACCTGCCCTCCGACGCGCTCGTCGCCGCGATCCGGCGGACCGCCCCGGCCGCCGTCGTGCTGTGGTCGCAGCTCCCGCCGAGCGCCGACCTCGGGCTGCTGCGGTCGCTGCCCCGCACCCGCCCGCGGTTCCGGACGTTCGTCGCCGGGCCGGGCTGGGCGGGCAAGGAGCTGCCCCCGCGGGTCGGGGTGTTCGGCTCGCTCACCGACGCCGGCACCCAGCTCGCCGAGGCGGTGCTGGTCTGA
- a CDS encoding response regulator transcription factor, with amino-acid sequence MTTVLICDDRRSVREGLTRVMSAVPGVHRIDCVAHGDELLARFSRQPVDVVLVGTQRAVPTGVEATRRLVAAHPQANVIVFGAPDDAGSIAAAIAGGARGYLRWDASRPELVAALAHTLASTAVPTPRAPTDPGVQLTERELQVLRGMSQGKSNGQIGRELYLSEDTVKTHARRLFRKLGVRDRAQAVAHGFRRGLVS; translated from the coding sequence GTGACGACGGTACTCATCTGCGACGATCGTCGTAGCGTCCGCGAAGGCCTGACCCGCGTGATGTCCGCGGTGCCGGGGGTGCATCGGATCGATTGCGTTGCGCACGGGGACGAGTTGCTGGCCCGGTTCTCCCGGCAGCCGGTCGACGTTGTCCTGGTCGGCACCCAGCGTGCGGTGCCCACCGGGGTGGAGGCGACGCGACGTCTGGTCGCCGCCCACCCCCAGGCCAACGTCATCGTGTTCGGAGCCCCCGACGACGCGGGCAGCATCGCCGCGGCCATCGCGGGCGGCGCTCGCGGCTACCTCCGCTGGGACGCCTCGCGCCCCGAGCTGGTGGCCGCGCTCGCCCACACGCTCGCGAGCACGGCCGTGCCCACGCCGCGGGCCCCCACGGACCCCGGCGTCCAGCTGACGGAGCGCGAGCTCCAGGTGCTGCGGGGCATGAGCCAGGGGAAGAGCAACGGGCAGATCGGGCGCGAGCTCTACCTGTCCGAGGACACGGTCAAGACCCACGCCCGCCGGCTGTTCCGCAAGCTCGGCGTGCGCGACCGGGCCCAGGCCGTCGCGCACGGCTTCCGCCGCGGTCTGGTCTCCTAG
- a CDS encoding sigma-70 family RNA polymerase sigma factor: MSETTDVPDELVTRAMAGDRVAVGHVLAIIRPLVVRYCRARLGRERSFASADDVAQEVCLAVLTALPGYRVQGRPFLAFVYGIASHKVIDAHRASTRNKSDPFADLPDSVETADGPEQRALRVELSGEMARLLDQLPEKQREILVLRVVVGLSAEETAEAVGSTPGAVRVAQHRALARLRKSMPEEVV; this comes from the coding sequence ATGAGTGAGACGACAGACGTTCCCGACGAACTCGTCACCCGCGCCATGGCGGGCGATCGAGTCGCGGTCGGGCACGTGCTCGCCATCATCCGGCCGCTGGTCGTGCGCTACTGCCGCGCACGTCTGGGGCGGGAGCGTTCGTTCGCCTCGGCGGACGACGTCGCACAGGAGGTGTGTTTGGCCGTGCTGACGGCCTTACCCGGATACCGGGTCCAGGGGCGCCCCTTCCTCGCGTTCGTCTACGGCATCGCGTCACACAAGGTGATCGATGCTCATCGGGCGTCCACCCGCAACAAGTCCGATCCCTTCGCGGACCTCCCCGACTCGGTCGAGACCGCCGACGGACCGGAGCAGCGCGCACTGCGCGTGGAGCTCTCCGGCGAGATGGCGCGCCTGCTCGACCAGCTCCCGGAGAAGCAGCGCGAGATCCTGGTGCTGCGCGTGGTGGTGGGCCTGTCGGCGGAGGAGACGGCCGAGGCCGTCGGCTCCACGCCCGGAGCGGTCCGGGTGGCACAGCACCGGGCCCTGGCCCGGCTCCGCAAGTCGATGCCCGAGGAGGTGGTCTAG
- a CDS encoding anti-sigma-D factor RsdA — protein sequence MQDERRGFGETSPRRPRTNGSNGFHAADGMRTNPIPFQDVSEDPIDLVAVQADDELISALAAGMSVSAPGVGGYDADDQVAALLASWRAEVDSEPLPELVDLDTAMATVQAASRPPGRRARHLFPLAAAAAMIVFTVGGVSVGASDARPGDTLWGVSRVLYSERAESVEAAERVESRINEAKDALTRGEPEVAAAALAAAEEDLSVVRAEEGLAELAEVQSFLEAKAAETPPGQPVQPGTPLAADPRRPVPPRAATEGTPTPPAPAAPGAPTTTAPTSPSDAAVSPLSADATPAPTTSTVPPGTGTSSGDTPQGSTSATSEGSADPTTTTSGQGLGGATATEEGTPTAAGSESTTPS from the coding sequence ATGCAGGACGAACGACGCGGTTTCGGCGAGACGAGTCCTCGCCGACCCCGCACCAACGGCAGCAACGGCTTCCACGCGGCCGACGGGATGCGGACCAACCCGATCCCGTTCCAGGACGTGTCCGAGGACCCGATCGACCTCGTCGCGGTGCAGGCCGACGACGAGCTGATCAGCGCACTCGCGGCCGGCATGTCGGTCTCGGCCCCCGGTGTGGGTGGCTACGACGCCGACGACCAGGTCGCCGCCCTGCTCGCCTCCTGGCGGGCCGAGGTCGACTCCGAGCCGCTCCCCGAGCTCGTCGACCTCGACACGGCGATGGCCACGGTGCAGGCGGCCTCCCGTCCGCCCGGCCGCCGCGCCCGGCACCTGTTCCCGCTCGCGGCCGCCGCCGCGATGATCGTCTTCACCGTCGGCGGCGTGTCCGTCGGCGCCTCCGACGCCCGCCCCGGCGACACCCTGTGGGGCGTGTCCCGCGTGCTCTACAGCGAGCGCGCGGAGTCCGTCGAGGCCGCCGAGCGCGTCGAGTCGCGGATCAACGAGGCCAAGGACGCCCTGACGCGCGGGGAGCCCGAGGTCGCGGCCGCCGCGCTCGCCGCGGCGGAGGAGGACCTCTCCGTCGTCCGGGCGGAGGAGGGCCTCGCCGAGCTGGCCGAGGTGCAGAGCTTCCTCGAGGCCAAGGCGGCGGAGACGCCGCCCGGTCAGCCGGTCCAGCCCGGCACGCCGCTGGCCGCCGACCCGCGCCGCCCGGTACCGCCGCGCGCGGCCACCGAGGGCACCCCGACCCCGCCCGCCCCGGCGGCGCCCGGTGCGCCCACGACGACGGCTCCGACGTCGCCCTCGGATGCGGCGGTCAGCCCGCTCAGCGCCGACGCCACGCCGGCACCGACCACGTCGACGGTCCCCCCGGGCACCGGGACGTCGTCGGGTGACACCCCCCAGGGGTCCACGTCCGCCACGAGCGAGGGCAGCGCGGACCCGACGACCACCACCTCCGGCCAGGGCCTCGGCGGCGCCACGGCCACCGAGGAGGGCACGCCCACCGCGGCGGGCTCGGAGTCCACGACCCCGAGCTAG
- a CDS encoding DUF5319 domain-containing protein, translating into MRGVPSDALPPDPFAGDPHDPALSLDGPEPEEAEELSDVERDEIVADLADLAVYQALLEGRGVRGIVVDCGDCGEQHFHEWSLLRASLQQLLDEGQMRPHEPAFDPDPSSYVTWEYCRGYADAVLSDS; encoded by the coding sequence ATCCGTGGGGTGCCCTCTGACGCGCTGCCGCCGGACCCCTTCGCCGGGGATCCGCACGACCCCGCGCTGTCGCTCGACGGCCCCGAGCCCGAGGAGGCGGAGGAGCTGAGCGACGTCGAGCGCGACGAGATCGTCGCCGACCTCGCCGACCTCGCCGTGTACCAGGCGCTGCTGGAGGGCCGCGGGGTCCGCGGCATCGTGGTCGACTGCGGTGACTGCGGCGAGCAGCACTTCCACGAGTGGAGCCTGCTGCGCGCGAGCCTGCAGCAGCTGCTCGACGAGGGGCAGATGCGGCCGCACGAGCCGGCCTTCGACCCCGACCCCAGCAGCTACGTCACCTGGGAGTACTGCCGCGGCTACGCCGACGCGGTGCTGTCCGACTCCTGA